A genome region from Carya illinoinensis cultivar Pawnee chromosome 2, C.illinoinensisPawnee_v1, whole genome shotgun sequence includes the following:
- the LOC122301082 gene encoding cyclin-A2-4 isoform X1 → MRKENLVTAKSCEPTAPLTRARAAAFRASGQLPPLKAPIPQTQKRNLRGNSKGTDLDENNNHAPGDACLQHKRRAVFQDITNNCCTGSYRNCLNATKIQAKNRKSTNKGQIKVCKVAPSVALESPQFQAGLKTNTLQEPVEVEPKSKEVISSIDLKESVPLQLSIIKEHRLYDHQLEFQSSCVSSHLQSSPKKVKDGPLGDMIVSSNPEILDIDADYKEPQSCSVYASEIYNHLRVAELARRPSPNYMKTIQHDITQSMRGILVDWLVEVAEEYNLVPDTLYLTVHLIDSFLTQNYIERQRLQLLGITCMLISSKYEEICAPHVEEFCLITDNTYTRKEVLELEIRVLKYFGFQVFAPTTKTFLRRSLRAALASYKTPSLEMEYLANYLAELTLIDNGFLDFLPSMIAASAVFLARWTLDQSSHPWNPTLEHYTSYKASDLKYTVLAMQDLQLNTDCCPLSAIRMKYRQQKQFKSVAALSSPKLHETLF, encoded by the exons ATGAGGAAAGAAAACCTGGTTACTGCTAAGAGCTGTGAGCCTACTGCTCCATTAACACGTGCAAGAGCTGCTGCCTTCCGTGCATCTGGACAGTTGCCTCCTCTGAAAGCTCCTATACCACAAACTCAGAAGCGAAATTTGCGGGGAAATTCAAAAGGTACCGATTTGGATGAGAACAACAATCATGCTCCCGGTGATGCATGTCTTCAGCACAAGAGGAGGGCTGTGTTTCAAGATATCACCAATAATTGCTGCACAGGCTCATATAGAAACTGCTTAAATGCAACTAAAATCCAG GCTAAGAACAGAAAATCTACTAATAAAGGTCAGATAAAGGTTTGCAAAGTGGCACCTTCAGTTGCTCTAGAAAGCCCACAGTTTCAAGCTGGTTTGAAAACAAACACTCTTCAAGAACCGGTGGAGGTAGAACCTAAATCAAAAGAAGTTATAAGTTCAATTGATTTGAAAGAAAGTGTACCTCTGCAATTGAGTATCATAAAAGAGCATCGCCTATATGATCATCAACTTGAATTTCAGAGTTCTTGTGTGTCTTCTCACCTTCAGAGTTCTCCAAAGAAAG TCAAAGATGGCCCCTTGGGAGATATGATTGTATCAAGCAATCCAGAGATTCTTGACATTGATGCAGACTACAAGGAACCTCAATCATGCAGTGTCTATGCTTCTGAGATTTACAACCATTTACGTGTTGCTGAG CTTGCCCGGAGACCAAGTCCTAATTACATGAAAACAATACAGCATGATATTACTCAAAGCATGCGAGGGATTCTGGTTGATTGGCTTGTAGAG GTAGCTGAAGAATACAACTTGGTGCCAGATACACTCTATCTCACAGTTCATCTCATCGACTCATTTCTGACTCAAAATTACATAGAAAGACAGAGACTTCAACTTCTGGGGATCACTTGCATGCTAATCTCCTC GAAGTATGAGGAAATTTGTGCACCCCATGTGGAAGAGTTCTGCCTCATCACCGACAATACATACACAAGAAAGGAG GTATTGGAACTGGAGATTCGAGTGTTGAAGTATTTTGGCTTTCAAGTATTTGCACCCACTACCAAAACTTTTCTCAG GAGATCTCTTCGAGCAGCACTGGCTTCTTATAAG ACCCCTAGTCTTGAGATGGAGTACTTGGCCAACTATTTAGCTGAGCTCACGTTAATTGACAATGGCTTCTTGGATTTCCTTCCATCTATGATAGCTGCATCAGCTGTATTTCTTGCGAGATGGACATTAGATCAATCAAGTCACCCATGG AATCCAACTCTAGAACACTATACCTCTTACAAAGCATCAGATTTGAAGTACACAGTTCTTGCCATGCAAGATTTACAGTTGAACACTGACTGTTGTCCTCTGAGTGCTATACGCATGAAATACAGGCAACAGAAG CAGTTTAAATCTGTAGCTGCTCTGTCTTCCCCAAAACTGCATGAAACACTATTCTGA
- the LOC122301082 gene encoding cyclin-A2-4 isoform X2 yields MRKENLVTAKSCEPTAPLTRARAAAFRASGQLPPLKAPIPQTQKRNLRGNSKGTDLDENNNHAPGDACLQHKRRAVFQDITNNCCTGSYRNCLNATKIQAKNRKSTNKGQIKVCKVAPSVALESPQFQAGLKTNTLQEPVEVEPKSKEVISSIDLKESVPLQLSIIKEHRLYDHQLEFQSSCVSSHLQSSPKKVKDGPLGDMIVSSNPEILDIDADYKEPQSCSVYASEIYNHLRVAELARRPSPNYMKTIQHDITQSMRGILVDWLVEVAEEYNLVPDTLYLTVHLIDSFLTQNYIERQRLQLLGITCMLISSKYEEICAPHVEEFCLITDNTYTRKEVLELEIRVLKYFGFQVFAPTTKTFLRRSLRAALASYKTPSLEMEYLANYLAELTLIDNGFLDFLPSMIAASAVFLARWTLDQSSHPWNPTLEHYTSYKASDLKYTVLAMQDLQLNTDCCPLSAIRMKYRQQKFKSVAALSSPKLHETLF; encoded by the exons ATGAGGAAAGAAAACCTGGTTACTGCTAAGAGCTGTGAGCCTACTGCTCCATTAACACGTGCAAGAGCTGCTGCCTTCCGTGCATCTGGACAGTTGCCTCCTCTGAAAGCTCCTATACCACAAACTCAGAAGCGAAATTTGCGGGGAAATTCAAAAGGTACCGATTTGGATGAGAACAACAATCATGCTCCCGGTGATGCATGTCTTCAGCACAAGAGGAGGGCTGTGTTTCAAGATATCACCAATAATTGCTGCACAGGCTCATATAGAAACTGCTTAAATGCAACTAAAATCCAG GCTAAGAACAGAAAATCTACTAATAAAGGTCAGATAAAGGTTTGCAAAGTGGCACCTTCAGTTGCTCTAGAAAGCCCACAGTTTCAAGCTGGTTTGAAAACAAACACTCTTCAAGAACCGGTGGAGGTAGAACCTAAATCAAAAGAAGTTATAAGTTCAATTGATTTGAAAGAAAGTGTACCTCTGCAATTGAGTATCATAAAAGAGCATCGCCTATATGATCATCAACTTGAATTTCAGAGTTCTTGTGTGTCTTCTCACCTTCAGAGTTCTCCAAAGAAAG TCAAAGATGGCCCCTTGGGAGATATGATTGTATCAAGCAATCCAGAGATTCTTGACATTGATGCAGACTACAAGGAACCTCAATCATGCAGTGTCTATGCTTCTGAGATTTACAACCATTTACGTGTTGCTGAG CTTGCCCGGAGACCAAGTCCTAATTACATGAAAACAATACAGCATGATATTACTCAAAGCATGCGAGGGATTCTGGTTGATTGGCTTGTAGAG GTAGCTGAAGAATACAACTTGGTGCCAGATACACTCTATCTCACAGTTCATCTCATCGACTCATTTCTGACTCAAAATTACATAGAAAGACAGAGACTTCAACTTCTGGGGATCACTTGCATGCTAATCTCCTC GAAGTATGAGGAAATTTGTGCACCCCATGTGGAAGAGTTCTGCCTCATCACCGACAATACATACACAAGAAAGGAG GTATTGGAACTGGAGATTCGAGTGTTGAAGTATTTTGGCTTTCAAGTATTTGCACCCACTACCAAAACTTTTCTCAG GAGATCTCTTCGAGCAGCACTGGCTTCTTATAAG ACCCCTAGTCTTGAGATGGAGTACTTGGCCAACTATTTAGCTGAGCTCACGTTAATTGACAATGGCTTCTTGGATTTCCTTCCATCTATGATAGCTGCATCAGCTGTATTTCTTGCGAGATGGACATTAGATCAATCAAGTCACCCATGG AATCCAACTCTAGAACACTATACCTCTTACAAAGCATCAGATTTGAAGTACACAGTTCTTGCCATGCAAGATTTACAGTTGAACACTGACTGTTGTCCTCTGAGTGCTATACGCATGAAATACAGGCAACAGAAG TTTAAATCTGTAGCTGCTCTGTCTTCCCCAAAACTGCATGAAACACTATTCTGA